Proteins from one Sphingopyxis terrae subsp. terrae NBRC 15098 genomic window:
- a CDS encoding LysR family transcriptional regulator, translating to MNNPGTPTLDQLRIFLAIVDTGSFAAAGRQLNRAVSVISYGISNLEAQLGLTLFEREGTRKPQLTVAGRALLSEVRAISVGIDGLRAKVKGMLDGLEAEVDLAVDVMLPSERLGKVLRAFAAEFPTVQLRLHVEALGAITAMVLDRKAILGISGPLAAGVEGVECIAAGSIPMVPVAAPDHPLSRMERIPPGAGRDYTQLVLTDRSRFTEGRDYSVMSPKTWRLADLGAKHALLREGIGWGNMPLPMIESDLVTGTLIQLAMPDHPGGTYRFAGVWRRDTPPGPAALWLLEQFVELGQDDAELAGMIDL from the coding sequence GTGAACAATCCCGGCACCCCGACGCTGGACCAGCTTCGCATCTTCCTTGCTATCGTCGACACGGGCAGCTTCGCGGCGGCGGGTCGTCAGCTCAATCGCGCGGTTTCGGTGATCAGCTACGGTATTTCCAATCTTGAGGCGCAGCTCGGCCTCACGCTCTTCGAACGCGAGGGAACGCGCAAACCGCAGCTCACCGTCGCGGGCCGCGCGCTGTTGTCGGAAGTTCGCGCGATTTCCGTCGGTATCGATGGCCTGCGCGCCAAGGTAAAGGGGATGCTCGACGGCTTGGAGGCCGAGGTCGATCTCGCGGTCGACGTGATGCTGCCGTCCGAAAGGCTCGGCAAGGTGCTGCGTGCTTTTGCGGCCGAGTTCCCGACGGTGCAGCTGCGGCTTCATGTCGAAGCGCTCGGGGCGATTACCGCAATGGTTCTCGATCGCAAGGCGATCCTTGGCATATCGGGGCCGCTGGCCGCCGGGGTCGAGGGGGTCGAATGCATAGCGGCGGGATCGATCCCAATGGTCCCGGTCGCCGCGCCTGACCACCCGCTTAGCCGGATGGAACGTATCCCGCCGGGCGCGGGACGCGACTATACGCAGCTTGTCCTGACCGACCGATCGCGGTTCACCGAGGGGCGCGACTATTCGGTGATGAGTCCCAAGACCTGGCGACTTGCCGATCTCGGCGCCAAGCACGCGTTGCTGCGCGAAGGCATAGGCTGGGGCAATATGCCGCTGCCGATGATCGAGTCCGATCTTGTCACGGGAACGCTGATCCAGCTTGCGATGCCCGATCATCCAGGAGGGACCTATCGCTTTGCGGGCGTCTGGCGCCGTGACACGCCGCCCGGCCCGGCGGCATTGTGGCTGCTCGAACAATTTGTCGAGCTCGGACAGGATGACGCCGAGCTTGCCGGGATGATCGATCTCTAG
- a CDS encoding pirin family protein, which yields MIELRPFDSLGGANHGWLDAKHHFSFAGYHDPARTSWGNLRVWNDDTIQPQTGFPPHPHRDMEIITYVREGAITHQDNLGNKGRTEAGDVQVMSAGTGIRHSEYNLEDVTTKIFQIWIVPTRSGEAPQWGAKPFPKGERSGKFVTLASGYDNDNDALPIRTDARVVGATLRAGETAEYPLGKDRKAYLVPASGAVQIDNLRVNARDGAAISDVDILRVTAIEDSEIVLVDAA from the coding sequence ATGATCGAACTTCGCCCTTTCGACAGCCTTGGAGGCGCCAATCACGGCTGGCTCGACGCCAAGCATCATTTCTCGTTCGCGGGCTATCACGATCCCGCGCGCACCAGCTGGGGCAATTTGCGCGTCTGGAATGACGACACGATCCAGCCGCAAACCGGCTTCCCGCCGCATCCGCACCGCGACATGGAAATCATCACCTATGTCCGCGAAGGCGCGATTACGCATCAGGACAATCTCGGCAACAAGGGCCGTACCGAAGCCGGCGACGTGCAGGTCATGAGCGCCGGAACGGGTATCCGCCATTCGGAATATAATCTCGAGGACGTCACCACGAAGATCTTTCAGATCTGGATCGTTCCGACCCGCAGCGGCGAAGCGCCGCAGTGGGGCGCCAAGCCTTTCCCCAAGGGCGAACGCTCGGGCAAATTCGTCACGCTCGCCTCGGGCTACGACAATGACAATGACGCGCTGCCGATCCGCACCGACGCGCGCGTCGTCGGCGCGACACTGCGGGCCGGCGAGACGGCCGAATATCCGCTCGGCAAGGACCGCAAGGCCTATCTCGTCCCGGCGAGTGGCGCGGTGCAGATCGACAACCTCCGCGTGAATGCACGCGATGGAGCCGCAATCAGCGATGTGGACATATTGCGCGTAACAGCGATCGAGGACAGCGAGATCGTCCTCGTTGACGCAGCATGA
- a CDS encoding pirin family protein, whose product MIQFRDRGARGRHQGGQIDAHHSFSFADYNDPRHMGFRALRVLNEDRVVPGAGFPEHGHQDMEIVTIVLKGAVVHRDNLGNNAIIRAGEVQRMSAGTGIRHSERNPSTDEPTHLLQIWIIPAEAGGAPSYEQRSFADDGARNRWVTIASGDARDESLTLRQDAVMDVARLDDRHILMRSLDPTRGYWVQVVAGIVSLNGTEMREGDGAAVTSEDRLAIEAETDAEVLLIDLP is encoded by the coding sequence ATGATCCAGTTCAGGGATCGCGGCGCGCGTGGTCGTCACCAAGGCGGCCAGATCGACGCCCATCACAGCTTCTCCTTCGCTGACTATAACGACCCAAGGCATATGGGATTCCGGGCTCTTCGCGTGCTTAACGAAGACCGCGTCGTCCCCGGCGCTGGCTTCCCCGAGCACGGCCATCAAGACATGGAGATCGTGACAATCGTCCTGAAAGGTGCCGTTGTGCATCGCGACAATCTGGGCAACAATGCGATCATTCGCGCGGGCGAGGTGCAGCGGATGAGTGCCGGCACCGGCATCCGGCATAGCGAGCGCAACCCCAGTACCGACGAACCCACCCATCTGCTCCAGATATGGATTATTCCGGCCGAGGCTGGCGGCGCGCCTTCTTACGAACAAAGGTCGTTTGCCGACGACGGTGCGCGCAACCGCTGGGTCACGATAGCAAGCGGTGATGCGCGCGACGAATCGCTGACGCTGCGGCAGGACGCGGTGATGGACGTCGCGCGCCTTGACGACCGCCATATCCTAATGCGCTCGCTCGACCCGACACGCGGCTATTGGGTTCAAGTCGTCGCAGGAATCGTCAGCCTCAACGGAACCGAAATGCGTGAAGGCGACGGCGCCGCGGTCACTTCGGAAGACAGACTTGCGATCGAAGCGGAAACCGACGCGGAGGTGCTGCTAATCGATCTACCTTGA
- a CDS encoding cation:proton antiporter — MSFVITPFDAAAILIVLAAALAYINHRFIGLPTSIGLTIMGAVASLLVVALDRLLSGPSVADEIVKFIAGIDFHAALMDGMLSFLLFAGALHVDWTEMRRGRWAILALSTIGVLLSTALVGAGLHLLSGWMGIAIPLIWCLVFGALISPTDPVAVMGVLRETDVPPTLQATVAGESLFNDGVGVVIFAILLATAASGAPLSPPHALRMFVAEAGGGILLGLVIGWTAFRAMQSIDEYKTEVMISLAVVMGGYALASQLHVSGPVAMAVAGLIIGNHGVAHAMSDMTRDYLLKFWSLIDDILNALLFLLIGLEVVTIPSDTRIILLGTLTIPLIFAARCLSVLAPLGVMRTLLPLGRLAPITLIWGGLRGGISIALALGLPDGPERPYILAATYIAVLFSVIVQGGTIGRAIKWREARS, encoded by the coding sequence ATGAGCTTCGTCATCACGCCCTTTGATGCGGCGGCAATCCTGATCGTCCTCGCGGCGGCGCTTGCCTATATCAATCACCGCTTCATCGGCCTGCCGACCAGTATAGGCCTGACAATCATGGGCGCCGTTGCGTCGCTTCTCGTCGTCGCGCTCGACCGTTTGCTGTCAGGGCCATCGGTGGCGGACGAAATCGTGAAATTTATCGCCGGCATTGATTTCCACGCAGCGCTGATGGACGGGATGCTCTCTTTCCTGCTGTTCGCGGGCGCGCTCCATGTCGACTGGACCGAAATGCGCAGGGGGCGCTGGGCAATATTGGCGCTTTCGACGATCGGCGTCCTTCTTTCGACGGCGCTCGTCGGTGCCGGACTTCACCTGCTTTCCGGCTGGATGGGTATCGCCATACCCCTGATCTGGTGCCTGGTTTTCGGGGCGCTCATCAGCCCGACCGACCCGGTCGCCGTCATGGGTGTCCTGCGCGAAACCGACGTTCCACCCACGCTGCAGGCGACCGTGGCGGGGGAAAGCCTGTTCAACGATGGCGTGGGAGTCGTGATATTCGCGATTCTACTTGCTACAGCGGCAAGCGGCGCCCCCCTTTCGCCGCCGCACGCCCTGCGGATGTTCGTGGCCGAGGCGGGCGGCGGGATTCTTCTGGGCCTTGTCATCGGCTGGACAGCCTTCAGGGCCATGCAGTCTATCGATGAGTATAAGACCGAGGTAATGATCAGCCTCGCAGTGGTGATGGGCGGCTACGCTCTTGCCAGCCAGCTGCACGTCAGCGGTCCAGTCGCGATGGCCGTCGCGGGGCTCATCATCGGCAACCACGGCGTCGCGCACGCGATGAGTGACATGACGCGCGATTATCTGCTCAAATTCTGGAGTCTGATCGACGACATTCTGAACGCGCTGCTGTTTCTGCTGATCGGGCTTGAGGTCGTTACCATTCCCTCCGACACGCGGATTATTCTGCTGGGTACACTCACGATTCCGCTCATATTTGCCGCCCGCTGCCTGTCCGTGCTGGCCCCTCTGGGCGTGATGCGAACCTTGCTCCCGCTGGGCAGGCTGGCGCCGATTACGCTGATCTGGGGCGGGCTGCGCGGCGGCATATCAATCGCCCTCGCACTCGGCCTGCCGGACGGCCCGGAGCGCCCCTATATTCTCGCGGCAACCTATATTGCGGTTCTCTTTTCGGTCATCGTGCAGGGCGGTACGATCGGACGGGCCATCAAATGGCGCGAAGCGCGGTCCTAG
- a CDS encoding DUF2254 domain-containing protein, translating into MMPLDGPFIGRTSWLLRQFRKQIWVRAAMFSLAAVATAVLAAIAEPLIPYDFNLTLAAGSVGNILDILASSMLAVTTFSLSVMVSAYSAAAANVTPRSTKLLLSDSVAQNTLATFIGSFLFSIVGIIGIAAGFYSDKGRIILFGATLAVLLIIAGTLLRWIEQLGKFGRVGDTIKRVEEAATAPAGQWGNRPRLGARPWMMIPYGASEVMCPDVGYVRHIDMAALADIAADAGVTIHIDVVAGSFVHAARPVAYVSPPAHDDCAARIAKCITIGADREYDQDPRFGLIVLSEIASRALSPAVNDPGTAIEVIGAGLRVMLAYGDARSEPQEPCFERLHAHDLAARDLFDDFFNPIARDGAALVEVQMRLQFALEALARNNRALYADCARSHAARALERAGKAGMFDHDFDRLKKRAAWVDALPDK; encoded by the coding sequence ATGATGCCGCTCGACGGGCCGTTCATCGGCCGGACCAGCTGGCTGCTGCGCCAGTTCAGGAAGCAGATATGGGTCCGCGCGGCAATGTTCAGCCTCGCGGCGGTAGCAACTGCGGTGCTCGCCGCGATAGCCGAGCCCCTGATCCCCTATGACTTCAACCTCACTCTGGCGGCAGGCTCGGTCGGCAATATCCTCGATATCCTCGCTTCGAGCATGCTGGCGGTGACGACCTTTTCGCTTTCGGTCATGGTGTCGGCCTATTCGGCGGCGGCGGCTAACGTCACCCCTCGGTCGACCAAATTGCTGCTGAGCGATTCTGTCGCGCAAAACACGCTCGCGACCTTCATCGGCAGTTTCCTCTTCAGCATCGTGGGGATCATCGGCATTGCCGCCGGCTTCTACAGCGACAAGGGCCGCATCATCCTGTTCGGCGCCACGCTTGCCGTCCTCCTGATCATTGCCGGCACCCTGCTGCGCTGGATCGAGCAACTGGGCAAGTTCGGGCGCGTAGGCGACACGATCAAGCGTGTCGAAGAGGCCGCGACAGCGCCTGCGGGGCAATGGGGGAACCGCCCGCGCCTCGGGGCGCGGCCCTGGATGATGATCCCTTATGGCGCGTCCGAAGTTATGTGCCCGGACGTCGGTTATGTTCGGCACATCGACATGGCCGCGCTCGCCGACATCGCCGCCGATGCCGGCGTTACCATTCATATAGACGTTGTCGCGGGATCCTTCGTTCATGCCGCGCGCCCCGTCGCCTACGTGTCGCCGCCCGCGCACGATGACTGCGCCGCCCGGATCGCCAAATGCATCACCATTGGTGCCGATCGCGAATATGATCAGGATCCGCGCTTCGGGCTGATCGTACTCTCCGAAATCGCGTCGCGAGCCTTGTCGCCCGCGGTCAACGACCCGGGCACCGCAATCGAAGTCATCGGTGCCGGGCTGCGGGTCATGCTCGCCTATGGCGATGCCCGGTCCGAGCCACAGGAGCCCTGTTTCGAGAGGCTTCACGCCCATGATCTGGCAGCGCGCGACCTCTTCGACGATTTCTTCAATCCGATCGCCCGCGACGGTGCGGCACTGGTCGAAGTCCAGATGCGCCTCCAGTTCGCCCTCGAGGCGCTGGCGAGGAACAATCGGGCGCTTTATGCAGATTGCGCGCGGTCGCACGCGGCGCGGGCGCTCGAACGGGCAGGCAAGGCCGGGATGTTCGACCATGATTTCGACCGCCTCAAGAAACGCGCGGCCTGGGTCGACGCGCTGCCCGACAAATAG
- a CDS encoding cation diffusion facilitator family transporter: MSNTLSLRHLKANIVLFGALFANLGIAAAKLVAAAITGSSSMASEGIHSLVDSGNQMLLLYGQRRASRSPDARHPFGYGRELYFWAFVVAILIFAAGAGMSIYEGWIHIRAPAPLRDPAINYIVLAIAFLLEGASWALAVRAFDAGRGGRSWWQAIRQSKDPAAFIVLFEDSAALAGLLIAAAGVWLSHATGDARIDGAASIAIGLILAAVAALLAREAKGLLIGEAADPALIAMIQQTVGARAGVSAVNHVRTIHTAPKAIFVAVSVDFEDDLRMGDAETLIAAIEAELKAAAPDISSIYIRPERREDARLMQSASACATNTGSAPSTR, translated from the coding sequence ATGAGTAACACGCTTTCCCTTCGTCATCTAAAGGCGAATATCGTGCTCTTTGGCGCGCTCTTCGCCAATCTTGGCATCGCTGCGGCCAAATTGGTCGCCGCCGCCATCACCGGGTCCTCATCGATGGCCTCCGAAGGCATTCACTCGCTCGTCGACAGCGGCAATCAGATGCTGCTGCTCTATGGCCAGCGCCGGGCGAGCCGCTCGCCCGATGCCCGCCATCCCTTCGGCTACGGCCGCGAACTCTATTTCTGGGCGTTCGTGGTGGCGATCCTCATCTTCGCGGCGGGCGCGGGCATGTCGATCTACGAGGGTTGGATCCATATCCGCGCTCCTGCTCCGCTTCGCGATCCCGCGATAAACTATATCGTACTCGCGATTGCCTTCCTGCTCGAAGGTGCATCTTGGGCGCTGGCCGTGCGGGCTTTCGATGCCGGGCGCGGCGGACGCAGCTGGTGGCAGGCGATCCGGCAGTCAAAGGATCCCGCGGCCTTCATCGTCCTGTTCGAGGATAGCGCGGCGCTTGCCGGGCTCCTCATCGCCGCGGCAGGAGTCTGGCTCAGTCATGCGACCGGCGATGCGCGGATCGATGGGGCCGCATCGATCGCGATCGGCCTCATCCTCGCCGCAGTTGCCGCGCTGCTGGCCCGCGAAGCGAAAGGGCTATTGATCGGTGAAGCCGCCGATCCGGCGCTGATTGCCATGATCCAGCAGACGGTGGGCGCGCGTGCGGGCGTCAGTGCTGTCAACCATGTCCGCACCATTCACACCGCGCCAAAGGCGATATTCGTCGCGGTGAGCGTCGATTTCGAGGATGACTTGCGCATGGGCGACGCTGAGACGCTCATCGCGGCGATCGAGGCCGAACTCAAGGCGGCCGCCCCCGACATCAGCTCCATCTACATCCGGCCTGAACGGCGCGAGGATGCGCGGCTGATGCAGTCGGCGTCCGCCTGTGCTACCAATACCGGCAGCGCTCCCTCCACCCGATAG
- a CDS encoding membrane-bound PQQ-dependent dehydrogenase, glucose/quinate/shikimate family, with translation MIRFRTLFPAPLIALFVGALLTLIALVLVTGGLWLALLGGSLYYLATGATMLAAGLLLMRGRMLGGWLYGAVMLFTLLWAFWEVGGNGWALVPRVVAPAVLLVAVLFAMAALSARPRRWRFALAGSGLVLLLLATGGATLGWLNASRPLGPLPASRMAMTDPALMQTGVDWPAYGGTESARRYSPLAQITPANVGTLKRAWTIHSGDLPSSAAKGTYGAENTPLKIGDSLYICTPKNIVMALDPATGKQRWRFDPKVPDDAIPYTAACRGVSYYAVPTAAAGQPCARRIIFGTLDARLFALDAATGRPCQDFGANGQLDTKIGMGNTPPGYVSINSPPTIVRGVVVTGHQVLDGQDRWAPSGVIRGFDAVTGKLKWAWDMMHPDWDGYPPAGQTWARGTPNMWTIASADEALGLVYLPMGNAAADYYSSLRRPAENEFATSLVALDVTTGKPRWHFQAVKKDVWDYDFGAQATLIDYPGATGTVPAIVLPSKQGDIYVLDRRTGKPLTPIGTIRAPGGGVEPKDRAPTQIVSLWHTLRKPDLTEKDMWGMSPIDQMICRIQFRQASYKGFYTPPESMRRSIEYPGYNGGTDWGGVAVDPARGVIVANYNDMPNYVRLVPRRKANEMGWAPRDQARGNIGGAEGAGDPQAHTPYAIDVNAGWRLPFTGLLCKQPPYGGIRAIDIATGKTIWDRPLGTARTNGPFGIPSMLPVTIGTPNNGGAVVTASGLIFVAAATDNLIRAIDLATGKTLWSDVLPAGGQATPMTYEANGKQYLVIYAGGHHFMETPVGDEVVAYALP, from the coding sequence ATGATCCGCTTCCGCACGCTTTTTCCGGCTCCCCTTATCGCGCTCTTCGTCGGCGCGCTCCTGACACTCATTGCGCTTGTGCTTGTGACAGGAGGGCTCTGGCTCGCGCTGCTCGGCGGGTCCCTCTATTATCTTGCCACAGGCGCTACAATGCTGGCTGCGGGCCTGCTCTTGATGCGCGGGCGGATGCTTGGCGGCTGGCTTTACGGCGCCGTCATGCTGTTCACGCTGCTCTGGGCGTTCTGGGAAGTGGGCGGCAACGGCTGGGCGCTCGTACCGCGCGTCGTCGCGCCGGCCGTGCTCCTTGTCGCTGTGCTGTTCGCGATGGCCGCGCTGTCGGCGCGGCCCCGGCGCTGGCGATTTGCGCTTGCAGGAAGCGGGCTCGTCCTTCTCCTGCTGGCCACAGGCGGCGCCACCCTTGGCTGGCTGAATGCATCGCGCCCGCTCGGGCCGTTGCCGGCGAGCCGGATGGCGATGACCGACCCGGCGCTCATGCAGACCGGGGTCGACTGGCCTGCCTATGGCGGCACCGAAAGCGCGCGTCGCTATTCGCCGCTCGCACAGATAACGCCCGCCAATGTCGGCACGCTCAAGCGCGCCTGGACGATCCATAGCGGCGATCTACCGTCCAGCGCCGCCAAAGGGACTTATGGCGCGGAGAATACGCCGCTCAAGATTGGCGACAGCCTCTACATCTGCACACCGAAGAATATCGTCATGGCGCTCGACCCGGCGACCGGCAAGCAGCGATGGCGTTTCGACCCGAAGGTCCCCGATGATGCAATCCCCTATACAGCGGCTTGCCGCGGCGTGAGCTATTATGCCGTTCCGACAGCAGCTGCCGGTCAGCCCTGCGCGCGGCGGATCATCTTCGGAACGCTTGACGCGCGGCTCTTCGCCCTCGACGCCGCCACCGGCAGACCCTGCCAGGATTTCGGCGCGAACGGTCAGCTCGATACCAAAATCGGCATGGGGAACACGCCCCCGGGCTATGTCTCGATCAACTCGCCACCGACGATAGTGCGCGGGGTCGTGGTGACCGGGCACCAGGTGCTCGACGGACAGGACCGCTGGGCACCATCGGGTGTGATCCGCGGCTTCGACGCGGTAACCGGCAAGCTCAAATGGGCATGGGACATGATGCATCCCGATTGGGACGGCTATCCTCCCGCAGGCCAAACATGGGCGCGGGGAACCCCGAACATGTGGACGATCGCTTCGGCCGATGAAGCTCTTGGCCTCGTCTATCTGCCGATGGGCAATGCCGCGGCCGATTATTATTCGAGCCTGCGGCGCCCCGCGGAGAATGAATTTGCAACCTCGCTCGTCGCGCTCGACGTAACGACGGGCAAGCCGCGCTGGCATTTCCAGGCGGTCAAGAAGGACGTGTGGGATTATGATTTCGGTGCGCAGGCGACACTGATCGATTATCCGGGGGCGACCGGAACCGTGCCAGCGATCGTGCTGCCGTCGAAGCAGGGCGACATCTACGTGCTCGACCGGCGAACGGGCAAGCCGCTGACCCCGATCGGGACGATCAGGGCGCCCGGCGGCGGCGTCGAGCCCAAGGATCGCGCGCCGACGCAGATCGTGTCGCTCTGGCACACGCTGCGCAAGCCCGACCTTACCGAAAAGGATATGTGGGGCATGTCGCCGATCGACCAGATGATCTGCCGTATCCAGTTCCGCCAGGCGAGCTACAAGGGCTTTTACACGCCTCCCGAAAGCATGCGGCGCTCGATCGAATATCCCGGCTACAACGGCGGCACGGACTGGGGCGGGGTCGCTGTCGATCCCGCGCGCGGGGTGATCGTTGCCAATTATAACGACATGCCCAACTATGTCCGCCTCGTGCCGCGGCGCAAAGCAAATGAAATGGGTTGGGCACCGCGCGATCAGGCACGCGGCAATATCGGCGGAGCCGAAGGGGCAGGCGATCCCCAGGCGCATACTCCCTATGCGATCGACGTCAACGCCGGATGGCGGCTGCCCTTTACAGGGCTGCTGTGCAAGCAGCCTCCCTATGGGGGCATTCGCGCGATTGACATCGCGACCGGCAAGACGATCTGGGACCGCCCGCTCGGCACCGCCCGAACCAACGGTCCGTTCGGCATCCCCTCGATGCTGCCCGTTACCATCGGCACGCCGAACAATGGCGGCGCCGTGGTGACGGCGAGCGGTCTGATCTTCGTCGCGGCGGCTACCGACAATCTGATCCGGGCAATCGATCTTGCGACCGGAAAAACGCTCTGGTCCGACGTGCTGCCCGCAGGCGGGCAGGCGACGCCGATGACCTATGAAGCCAATGGCAAACAGTATCTCGTGATCTATGCCGGTGGCCATCATTTCATGGAGACACCCGTCGGTGATGAGGTCGTGGCCTATGCGCTGCCCTGA
- a CDS encoding carboxymuconolactone decarboxylase family protein — MSQSASLPRQAGDAATGSTGKDDDMKRLNWSEVAPAGARAFFGVHQYVTNSSALPAELIHLVFLRVSQINGCAHCIDLHTRDLLQTMPVDKVALLPVWEEVPHLFPEQYRAALAWAEEVTRISETHASDAAYAAASAAFEAKDLVDLTIAIAAMNAFNRLGAPFRLPVAAKP; from the coding sequence ATGTCACAGTCTGCCTCTCTCCCTCGTCAAGCAGGTGATGCCGCCACCGGCTCGACAGGAAAGGATGATGATATGAAGCGCTTGAACTGGTCCGAAGTCGCTCCCGCCGGAGCCAGGGCATTCTTCGGCGTGCATCAGTATGTGACAAACAGTAGCGCGCTTCCTGCAGAATTGATCCACCTGGTCTTCCTCAGGGTTTCCCAGATCAACGGCTGCGCGCATTGCATCGATCTGCACACGCGAGACCTTCTCCAGACCATGCCGGTCGACAAGGTCGCTCTGCTTCCCGTGTGGGAAGAAGTCCCTCACCTTTTCCCGGAACAATATCGCGCAGCGCTCGCTTGGGCGGAAGAGGTCACGCGCATCAGCGAGACGCATGCGTCCGACGCAGCCTATGCCGCCGCGTCCGCCGCATTCGAGGCGAAAGATCTTGTCGATCTGACAATCGCGATCGCTGCAATGAACGCCTTCAACCGGCTGGGCGCGCCCTTTCGCCTCCCGGTGGCGGCGAAGCCCTGA
- a CDS encoding sigma-54-dependent transcriptional regulator, producing MTGAPPTIFFVEDDETLREATVQALTLEGFEVSAHADAPSALRAVTPAFAGVIVSDIRMPGMDGIAFFDHLRALDPEMQVIFTTAHGDVAMAVEAMKNGAADFFTKPYSVSRLVHAIRRAHDRRALVLENRRLRDVLREREHRRIGGSSQTAERLQRLIAEVARADVDLVISGPTGVGKNFVARLVHDLSPRRDRPFVTVDAGVLMHDDANLILFGRDPSVALSRSGLVERAQGGTLVLDEIESIPERAKGQLLSLIDTRRFLAIGAERPRSVDVRIIAISRSAGEGEGARPLDPALLHRLGGIAIALPNLASRREDIPDLFREFVAAFEAELELETSELGEAEWRHLLSHDWPGNIRELRTFARNFATGLTRIAQGSAYNAEPQSLRELVARFERAVIEDALRDAKGQVDEVQQRLSLPRKTLYDRLTKYGLRAKDYRR from the coding sequence ATGACCGGCGCGCCGCCCACGATCTTTTTCGTCGAGGATGACGAGACGCTGCGCGAGGCGACGGTGCAGGCGCTGACGCTCGAAGGTTTCGAGGTGTCGGCCCACGCCGACGCTCCATCCGCGCTGCGTGCCGTCACCCCCGCCTTTGCCGGCGTGATCGTCAGCGATATCCGTATGCCCGGAATGGACGGGATCGCCTTTTTCGACCATCTGCGCGCGCTCGATCCCGAAATGCAGGTGATTTTCACGACCGCGCATGGCGATGTCGCGATGGCCGTCGAGGCGATGAAAAATGGTGCGGCGGACTTTTTTACCAAACCCTATTCGGTCTCGCGGCTAGTGCATGCGATCCGCCGGGCGCACGACCGGCGCGCGCTGGTGCTCGAAAACCGGCGCCTGCGCGACGTGCTGCGCGAGCGGGAGCATCGGCGGATCGGCGGCTCCTCGCAGACCGCCGAGCGGCTGCAGCGCCTGATCGCCGAAGTGGCGCGTGCCGATGTTGATCTGGTGATCTCCGGGCCGACGGGTGTGGGCAAGAATTTCGTCGCGCGGCTGGTCCACGACCTCAGCCCGCGGCGTGACCGGCCTTTCGTGACCGTCGATGCAGGCGTTCTGATGCACGACGACGCGAATCTGATCCTGTTCGGGCGCGATCCTTCGGTGGCGCTGTCACGGTCGGGCCTCGTCGAACGGGCGCAGGGTGGCACGCTGGTTCTCGACGAGATCGAGAGCATTCCCGAGCGCGCCAAAGGGCAGTTGCTGAGCCTGATCGACACGCGCCGTTTCCTCGCGATCGGCGCCGAGCGACCACGTTCGGTGGACGTCCGTATCATCGCCATCTCGCGCAGCGCGGGCGAAGGAGAAGGCGCGCGGCCGCTCGATCCCGCACTGCTCCACCGGCTCGGCGGCATTGCTATCGCGCTGCCCAATTTGGCCAGCCGGCGCGAGGATATTCCCGATCTCTTCCGCGAATTTGTGGCCGCGTTCGAGGCCGAACTGGAACTGGAGACAAGCGAACTCGGCGAGGCCGAGTGGCGCCATCTGCTGAGTCACGACTGGCCGGGCAATATACGCGAACTGCGCACCTTTGCGCGCAACTTCGCCACTGGTCTGACGCGAATCGCACAGGGCTCAGCCTACAATGCGGAGCCGCAAAGCCTACGTGAATTGGTCGCCCGCTTTGAACGCGCAGTGATCGAGGACGCGCTGCGCGATGCAAAGGGACAGGTGGACGAGGTGCAGCAACGGTTGTCGCTGCCGCGCAAGACGCTTTACGACCGATTGACGAAATATGGCCTCAGGGCCAAGGATTATCGACGGTAA